The genome window GTAACCCTCTCAAAATGCTCTTTCGATTCATCATTCAAATAATCCTGAATAACAGGTGCTTTTTTGATGAATTCCTGATCTTCTTCTTCCTTTGAATCAAGAATTCTCATCGGGTTTTTCTCAAAACGTTTTTGAGAAAGTTCACTCATTTTGTCAAGGTTTGGCTTAAGAAAATCTCTCAAAGCTTCTTTATAAGCCTCCCGGCTTTCAGGGTCTCCCACTGAATTCAGCTTCAGCTCAAAATTCTTAATACCAATACGTTTGTAGATCTGCATCATAAAAGAAATGCATTCCACATCTGCAACAGGGTCATCACTCCCGATAATCTCAACCCCAAACTGATGAAACTGTCGTTGACGGCCTTTCTGTGGCTTCTCGGCCCGAAACATCGGTCCGATGTAATACAGTTTCTGAGAACCACCGCGCTGCTGCATGTGGTGTTCCACAAAAGCACGCACTACCGGTGCTGTAAGTTCAGGTCGCAGAACATAGTGGCTGTCGCCCTTTTTAAAAGCAAAAATCTCCTTGGAGACAATATCTGTCAGCTGACCAATTCCGCGAACAATCAGCTCCGTTTGCTCCATGATAGGAGTTCGTATTTCTTCAAAATTGAACTTAGCAGCTTCCTCGTGAATGATTTGTTCGAGCGCTCTCCACTTCGGAGATTCGTCAGGAAGAATGTCTACCATTCCGAGGTGGGTGGTGTATTTTGGTTTGGCCATACCTTACTATTTCCTTTGAAAATTATTTGAAAGAAGATAAGGTTCGTGTGGATGAATATCTGTACAATAACTACCTTAATTTGCTATAAGATGAAGGCGAGATTTGTTTTCATTATGAGTAAAATCAAGAAGCTATTGAGTAGAGTATAAAATTATTTCCTTATTAAGAGACTAGAATGAACCGTATTTATCAGATCTTTGGAATGCGAATTAAAGTAGACACTTTTGAAAGCAGTGCTGGTGCAATACTGCATAATGAGTTATCACAATACCCAATAGAGAGATCAAAGGATTATGATATAGCTATTAACTATGTATCAGATGTTGAAAAGGGTGATGTTATAAGCAGTAATCCTACTTTGAATTGGTTATCAGGTGATGGCATGATTTGTCAACTTGGATCTGCTACTGTACAGTTTGTATTTGAGGAACATCAACTTGTAAAAATTAACTTTAGTATTAATCGGGAATCTTCTCTGAAAAGAAATATCCGTAAATGGAAGTCCATACAGTATGCTACCGATGAGGAAGCTATTGGCCAAATATTTCATGAGTTGTTATTAGTACCTATGGCATTCTTTGAGAAGGATTATTCTGTAGTACATAGTTCAGGAGTAGTTAATGGCAAAGGCGATGTTGTTCTATTTGGGGGGACTGGAGGCGTAGGTAAAACATCATTGGAAATGGATTTATGCCTGAACCATAAATGCACTTTTTTCAATGATGATATAGCAGTTGTTGATTCTGAAGGCAATTGTTTCCCAAATTTTTCCTACCCAAAAATTTATGGCTATAACCTTCAGGGGGTTAAACAAATAAAGGAAAAGATATTAGGCGACCTATCTTTGGCGAATAGAATTCATTACAGCTTGCATGAGCTAAAAGGAAAAAACAAAGTAAGGAGGAGAGTTAGCCCTGCTGTTTTTTATGGACAGGTTTCTAACAGTGTGAAAAAGATTTCATCTTTTGTGGTTTTATTTAGGAGTAAGGTTGAAAAAATCAAAATGGAAGTTATTTCTGCAGAGAAAGCAGCTATTTTTAATTCAATTATTATGTCTACAGAGTACGATCTCTTTTTCAACCACCTTAGGTGGCATGAGTTTAACGCGCTTTCAATGGGTCAAAAACCTGCAAGTACATTCGATTCAATTATTGGAGAAAACACTGATAATTTCAAAAGAAGCCTTGCTAAAGCAGATCAAATATATATGGCTCATATTCCTTTGGGAATTTCAAATTCCGATTATAAAGTCCAGATGGTTGAGGCTTTGAAAAAGAACGGACTTATTTAATCGAGCCTAATTAAAAGGCATCTATTTAAGTTGTTTTATATTCTCTTTCCAGTTCTTTGGGTTCTTCCACTGAAGCCAAATTTTCTTTATCTGTTTCAATTCCACTTCTTCATAAAAATTGAAGAGATATAGAATAAAAGGAAACATTAAAATTGCTGATGTTTTTACAGTAAGTCGGATGGCCAAATGCATGCCATTGGTGAGCAAAGATGCATATACTAATGCAACGCCAATTGAGAAAATGAGGATTATTTTTCGCCATTCAAATTGAATTGGATACACTTTGTTTGAGAAGTAGAATAGCCCCAAAAAGAAAACCAAGTGTGAAATAAAACTCGCAAGTGCTGCTCCTTCTGCCCCTAAAACAGGTATCATGAGTATATTTAGCACTAGATTTAGAATGGAAACAATAGCGGTCATCAGTGTAATTCGGGATGTTTTTTTTGCAATTCTTAGTCCAATATTCACAACATCATTTAAGGCAACAAAAAACAAACCAAATGCTAAAATGGGAATCACAGAAAATGAAGACCAGTAAACAGCACTACCTGTAAATACCTTAAGGACTTCTTTCCCAAACAAAGAAACCCCCATTATGCAGATCATCATCCCGAATCCATAATAAGTCATAGTTTTTTGATAAAACCGATGACTGTCCGGATCTTTGAGTTTCTTGAACATCAACGGGGTAAGTGCCATACTCACAGAGGTGATTATTAACACCTTTAGGATAGAAGAAACTTTGTATGCCAATGAATACAAGCCAACTTCTTGCAAACCTGACATAGAGTTCAATACAAAGCGATCAATTACATTTGTAGAAGAAGCAGCCAAACCGGCCATCATCATTGAAACCCCGTAGCCCATCATTTCTGTAAAAACGGGGTAATGAATTCGCAGCATGGAATTTTTAAGCATGTAAGGTATCAGGATAATAAGATAGATAGTAAAACCAGCTATTTGTCCGGCATAAATTGCAAACAAGCCGTCGCTTCGCATGAGTAGGAAGTACAAGGTGACAATCAGTGTAACTAATAACTTTATTATATTAGTGACTGTAAAAAAACCCGCCCGTTCCTGCATACGCATTAACGTTGCAGGCATTACTCCAAGCGCCTGTAGACCAGTAGATACCATAACAAGAACTACAATGTCTTGGTAATCCGCGTTTTCAAATATTAATAGAGATAAGTCACTTTTAAATAAATAAGTGATTGAAACAATAGCGATAACCAGAAATCCAATTAGAAGGGATGAGGTAAAGAATGTGGCTCTATTTTCATCCTTATCCTGCTCATAATACCACCTAATTAATGAGTTGTACAAACCAAATCCCATTATTGAAATAACGATTTGGTTTACAGCTTCAAAAACTCCCAGCGCTCCATAATCATTAACACTTAAGTATTCAGGATTTGTAAGAAATGGGATAAGAATAAACCCTGTCAACTTTACAAAAACATTGCCAAGGCTATAAATAGCAGAATTCTTAATGGTCTCTTTTACGTACTTAAGCAAAACTTAAATCCTACTATTGTTAGTGTGCATCATGTTCAAGCATAACTTCTTTTAGCTTTTTGGTAAAGTCGGGGTAATTTTTTCCTGAGTCAAAATGACTCAGACACGTTTTGTACGCTTTATCTGCTTTTTGAATTCTAATTGAGTGCTTAAGTAGCGCTTCCTCTAAAGTTGCTTGAATTTCTGAAGAGTTAAAATCCCGATTTAGCAACCAGCCACTTTCTGTATTAACAAGTTCAGAAGTACCCCCAACATTCGTTGCAATGGCTGGGATACGATAACTATTTGCTTCCATGATTGAGACTGGGATGCCTTCTGATTTGCTTAGGTTTATAAATATGTGAACTGGGTTTTTGCTATACCAGTCAAGTAGTTCTTGATTATCAATATGTCCATGGAGACTT of Balneola sp. contains these proteins:
- a CDS encoding histidine--tRNA ligase; translated protein: MAKPKYTTHLGMVDILPDESPKWRALEQIIHEEAAKFNFEEIRTPIMEQTELIVRGIGQLTDIVSKEIFAFKKGDSHYVLRPELTAPVVRAFVEHHMQQRGGSQKLYYIGPMFRAEKPQKGRQRQFHQFGVEIIGSDDPVADVECISFMMQIYKRIGIKNFELKLNSVGDPESREAYKEALRDFLKPNLDKMSELSQKRFEKNPMRILDSKEEEDQEFIKKAPVIQDYLNDESKEHFERVTNYLSELGIDYTLDPYLVRGMDYYTRTAFELTSPDLGSQDALAGGGRYDLLVEEIGGQDTPAVGFAAGMERLMIACEELDINLAEEKSVDVYFVTLGDEARNWALSHLPKVREAGLSATMDYMSRSMKAQMKDANRENALYTIIVGGNELQEGKFTLRNMKESEEASLEFEAIVEKLTQKLL